The following nucleotide sequence is from Bacteroidota bacterium.
AAATGGCAAACAAAGTTTAATGCGCAATACATTTTAGTTTATTTTCCAAGAAAATAGAAAAAATACATTCGGACAGAAAAGCAGAATATTCATGATGTCCGTTTCAATTGGTAATCAAAAAAAGTAATAATGAGGTCTCAGAAAAAAATAGCATTTCTATTCTTAATTGCCGCATTGTTTTTCGGTACGGCTAACATTTTTGCTCAATTTCAAACTTTTCCGCAGTCCAAAAGCTCTGGTATTTCTGGTGAGGAAATAGATGTAGAAGCAAAAAGGCCCGGCAACAGGAACAACAAAAGGCATATCGAAGACAACAGCAAAAAACAAAAAATTAAGACAGGCAAAAAACATCGCCGAAACTATACTTGCAGTCAATGGCAACCTTATTTTTCCGAAAAAGCCAGTCAGCGTAACAAAACACTCCAGCGGCAACGGCGCAGGAATGGCTAGGAAGCACATTGTGTTTTAAATCTTCAACAATTCGACCAATTGAGTTCTAAAATAACACGGTCACTTCTTCGGTACCCACTTGTTGCCTCCAGCCATCTAAAAAACTGGTTTTGTCTTTGCTTAAAAAGGTTCTATTTTTACATGTCGTAAAAATTGCCAGGCCCTTCCATGCGCAATACTTTTAGTGTGCTGCCTGAAACACCTATTTCAATGAACCTAGATGCCCTGCTTAGAAGAGAACAGCTTGTAAAACAAATATGCGCACAGCTCAATAACTTTGTAGACCTGCGCAACACCCTCACCTCAATAATTACACAAATTAAAGACCTTACCCGGGCCGATGCCATCAGTATCAGGCTCAATGAAGAAGGCGATTTTCCTTATTATGTTTCGGAAGGGTTTCCTCAGTCATTTCTTGATAAAGAAAATTCACTCCTGGAAAAAAATCCGGAGTTATCAGCACACGAATGCCTCTGTGGACAAGTAGCAACGGGTAAGGCAGACCCGAATAAGCCATATTACACAGAAAATGGTAGTTTTTTTACCAATAGCTCTACCGAAACAACACCTCAAATAGAAGATAATGAACAGGGCTTTACTATTCGAAATTATTGCAACGCATGTGGCTATGAGTCGATAGGTTTGTTTCCTATAAAAAATCGCGAAACAATAATCGGTCTGCTTCAGATTAACCACAAGGCACGCGACAGGTTTTCACCGGACATCATTGAGTTTATTGAGATGATTGGCAAGCAAATTGGAACAGCCATTGAAAATGCAATTCTCTATGAAAAGTTAAAGAAACAAAACACCGACTTGGAAGGAAGTTTAAACAAACTCAACAACCTTCAGGACCAGCTTATAACCGCAAAAAAAAATGCAAGCCTTGCCGATATGGTTGCCAGCATGGCGCATGAAATTTACGAACCCATTACACAAGCACATACCTCCTCATTGCGGGCACTCGAAATCACATACAGCCTGGCCGAAAAAGATACCGGATATGCCCGCGAAATCTCAACACTGGCCAGTGAGGGAAAAAAAGCACTTAAATACATTGATGAAATAAGAGAACTTATTTATAGTTTCAAGGCCATTGCAATCGATCAATTCCAGGAATCAAGGCAACTGATCAACCTTAAAGTCTTTATTCAAAACCTCCTGAAAGTGCTCAAACCTTCTTTTAAGGATGTTGACATTAAG
It contains:
- a CDS encoding GAF domain-containing sensor histidine kinase, translating into MRNTFSVLPETPISMNLDALLRREQLVKQICAQLNNFVDLRNTLTSIITQIKDLTRADAISIRLNEEGDFPYYVSEGFPQSFLDKENSLLEKNPELSAHECLCGQVATGKADPNKPYYTENGSFFTNSSTETTPQIEDNEQGFTIRNYCNACGYESIGLFPIKNRETIIGLLQINHKARDRFSPDIIEFIEMIGKQIGTAIENAILYEKLKKQNTDLEGSLNKLNNLQDQLITAKKNASLADMVASMAHEIYEPITQAHTSSLRALEITYSLAEKDTGYAREISTLASEGKKALKYIDEIRELIYSFKAIAIDQFQESRQLINLKVFIQNLLKVLKPSFKDVDIKFAIHCKDQLEFMCFSGALSQIFTQLLHNCYQHGFMGCKTGEVTIRCQVLPGDTIEISVSDNGHGLQPETKQKIFEPFFTTQRSLNSGLGLSMVKNLVEKTLRGTIEVNTAVDEGVEFRIRFPY